The Cololabis saira isolate AMF1-May2022 chromosome 20, fColSai1.1, whole genome shotgun sequence genome includes a window with the following:
- the tmem256 gene encoding transmembrane protein 256 has protein sequence MSASAVVRRLAALSGASAVAAGAYGAHGFKDKDPDDYQRVLYETANKYHFYHSLALLGAAHSGKPVVAGTLLIAGMGMFCGALYHQALTGDPGLRKVAPMGGMAMIAGWLAMIL, from the exons ATGAGCGCTTCTGCTGTCGTGCGAAGGTTAGCGGCTCTTTCAGGAGCCTCTGCAGTGGCAGCAGGGGCATACGGGGCTCACG GTTTCAAAGACAAAGACCCCGATGACTACCAGAGAGTG CTCTATGAAACGGCCAACAAGTACCACTTCTATCACAGCCTGGCCCTGCTGGGCGCCGCCCACTCCGGCAAACCTGTCGTG GCCGGTACCCTCCTGATAGCCGGCATGGGGATGTTCTGCGGCGCTCTGTACCACCAGGCTCTGACGGGGGACCCCGGTCTACGAAAAGTGGCCCCCATGGGTGGCATGGCGATGATCGCCGGCTGGCTGGCCATGATCCTCTGA